The Conexivisphaera calida genome includes a region encoding these proteins:
- a CDS encoding AIR synthase family protein, with the protein MAKPPVSSLRRYVFPRSGAKRDDVLSGPGVGLDVGIARVGGGRAIVSHSDPVHGAVRHVAWLAVHVASNDVATAGVPPAWILPTILLPPTWDDAMLDELTSQVDSAARELGAAVIGGHTGVVEGLSRPLVVATSIGVGEEDRILTAAGARPGDAIYMTKWAALEGTAILAEDFEDLLLRRGVPRSTISSASGLMSMVSVVPEALALASAGAVHAMHDPTRGGIAEGLAEMAFASSTYIEVWEDRIPLLESTLEFSSALGFDPLWMISSGVLLFASPPGMREAVERALSGTPHAEIGVVRGPGPRVLMHRRSGRDEVIEEVHPERDELAEVWRRNPR; encoded by the coding sequence ATGGCGAAGCCACCGGTAAGCTCCCTCAGAAGGTACGTGTTCCCGAGGTCAGGGGCGAAGCGCGACGACGTCCTCTCCGGCCCCGGCGTCGGCCTGGACGTCGGGATAGCCAGGGTGGGGGGCGGCAGGGCGATAGTCTCGCACTCCGACCCGGTCCACGGCGCGGTGAGGCACGTGGCATGGCTGGCGGTCCACGTCGCGTCCAACGACGTGGCGACCGCCGGGGTGCCGCCCGCGTGGATACTCCCGACGATACTCCTGCCCCCCACCTGGGACGACGCGATGCTGGACGAGCTAACGTCGCAGGTGGACTCAGCCGCCAGGGAGCTTGGCGCCGCCGTGATAGGGGGACACACCGGGGTCGTCGAGGGCCTCTCCCGCCCCCTCGTGGTGGCGACCTCGATAGGTGTCGGGGAGGAGGACAGGATCCTGACGGCCGCCGGCGCTAGGCCTGGGGACGCGATCTACATGACGAAGTGGGCCGCGCTCGAGGGGACGGCCATACTCGCGGAGGACTTCGAGGACCTCCTCCTCAGGAGGGGCGTCCCCCGCTCCACGATCTCGTCCGCGTCCGGCCTGATGTCCATGGTGAGCGTGGTACCGGAGGCGCTTGCGCTCGCCTCCGCCGGCGCGGTCCACGCGATGCACGATCCGACCAGGGGAGGGATAGCGGAGGGCCTCGCCGAGATGGCGTTCGCGTCGTCCACCTACATCGAGGTTTGGGAGGACAGGATCCCGCTCCTGGAGTCGACGCTCGAGTTCTCCTCCGCCCTGGGGTTCGACCCGCTCTGGATGATCAGCAGCGGTGTCCTCCTCTTCGCGTCCCCTCCCGGGATGAGGGAGGCGGTGGAGCGCGCCCTCTCCGGCACGCCGCACGCCGAGATAGGGGTCGTGAGGGGTCCCGGCCCCCGCGTGCTGATGCACAGGAGGAGCGGGAGGGACGAGGTGATAGAGGAGGTCCACCCGGAGAGGGACGAGCTGGCCGAGGTCTGGAGGAGGAATCCCAGGTGA
- a CDS encoding AAA family ATPase — MGNEVTFNWGGDDRLNFAFLLEALNDWAENDVVLVLDEAQELVKLRGADLLGPLAYSYDHLNRLKIILSGSEMGLLYRFLKIDDPDSPLFGRFLGRIELLPFNRENAVEFLSTGFKELKLPEIDYDKVYEELGGIPGWLTYFGYTYYETRDLQGSLESTLERARSLIAREFSNFLRGREITRQRYYAVMKQIARNGCSRWSWIKTALEAQAGTAISDSEIHGYLKALMESSWLTKDEGGIVRQKLSSEECFQVAKT, encoded by the coding sequence ATGGGAAATGAGGTGACGTTCAACTGGGGAGGCGATGATAGGCTTAACTTCGCCTTTCTCCTTGAGGCCCTGAACGATTGGGCCGAAAACGACGTCGTATTGGTTCTGGATGAGGCGCAGGAACTTGTGAAGCTCAGAGGGGCCGACTTGCTGGGACCTCTAGCTTACTCGTATGATCATCTGAACCGGCTAAAGATAATACTCAGCGGATCTGAGATGGGCCTGCTCTACAGGTTCTTGAAGATCGATGATCCTGATTCACCTCTTTTCGGAAGATTCCTTGGCAGAATAGAGCTCTTGCCATTCAACAGGGAGAATGCCGTGGAATTTCTGAGCACTGGATTCAAGGAGCTGAAGCTCCCGGAAATCGACTACGATAAAGTCTACGAGGAGCTGGGCGGAATTCCGGGGTGGCTGACCTACTTCGGCTACACATACTATGAAACCAGAGACCTGCAGGGTTCCCTGGAAAGCACCCTCGAGCGCGCGAGGTCGTTAATTGCCAGGGAGTTTTCAAATTTCTTAAGAGGAAGGGAGATAACAAGGCAGAGATATTATGCAGTAATGAAACAAATCGCAAGAAATGGATGTTCTAGATGGAGCTGGATAAAGACCGCGCTTGAAGCCCAGGCAGGAACCGCGATATCCGATTCAGAAATTCACGGCTATCTTAAGGCGCTCATGGAGTCCTCGTGGCTCACTAAGGATGAAGGGGGTATTGTGCGCCAGAAACTCTCATCAGAAGAGTGTTTTCAGGTAGCTAAAACCTAG
- a CDS encoding SWIM zinc finger family protein: MGWWYPRSRPRRVSGGIRARSQRGNIGNTWWSRRWIRTLESFGWESRLERGKAYARMGQVVDLRISKGHVEARVQGSRRTPYEVTIDIRPIPEEEWRRAMAVMGSKAAFSAKLLSGEMPDDIESAFAGTPLFPRREDIESSCTCPDVANPCKHVAAVFYILAEELDRDPFLLFLLRGKDRDEIIRGVGEEVAAGIGNPGARPAAESGRSTAEEGSGGGPAELEVSKDFWRMRAPIDALELPVKGPVVDAALVKRLGEPRSWREPIDFRELMEALYREITARAVEEAFE; encoded by the coding sequence ATGGGCTGGTGGTATCCGCGGAGCAGGCCGAGGAGGGTCAGCGGTGGGATAAGGGCGAGGAGCCAGAGGGGGAACATAGGGAACACGTGGTGGAGCAGGAGGTGGATACGCACGCTCGAGTCCTTCGGCTGGGAGAGCAGGCTGGAGAGGGGAAAGGCCTACGCCAGGATGGGTCAGGTGGTGGACCTCAGGATCTCGAAGGGGCACGTGGAGGCAAGGGTCCAGGGCTCCAGGAGGACTCCGTACGAGGTCACGATAGACATCAGGCCGATCCCGGAGGAGGAGTGGAGGAGGGCCATGGCCGTCATGGGATCGAAGGCGGCGTTCTCGGCGAAGCTGCTGTCCGGGGAGATGCCGGATGACATAGAGAGCGCCTTCGCCGGCACTCCGCTCTTCCCGCGCAGGGAGGACATAGAGAGCAGCTGCACGTGTCCGGACGTCGCGAATCCCTGCAAGCATGTGGCGGCGGTGTTCTACATACTGGCGGAGGAGCTCGACAGGGATCCGTTCCTCCTGTTCCTCCTCAGGGGGAAGGATCGCGATGAGATCATCAGGGGCGTGGGGGAGGAGGTGGCCGCGGGAATCGGAAACCCGGGCGCGCGTCCGGCGGCGGAATCGGGGAGGAGCACGGCGGAGGAGGGCTCCGGCGGAGGCCCTGCGGAGTTAGAAGTTTCCAAGGACTTCTGGAGGATGCGTGCACCGATAGATGCGCTCGAGCTACCGGTGAAGGGACCGGTCGTGGACGCGGCGCTCGTGAAGAGGCTGGGGGAGCCCCGCTCGTGGAGGGAGCCGATCGACTTCAGGGAACTGATGGAGGCGCTCTACAGGGAGATAACGGCCAGGGCCGTGGAGGAGGCGTTCGAGTGA
- a CDS encoding integrase, with translation MHLGALSGDARRAILGAVASKLGDGAPGALGIPGEVLDGYMSGGSPPDDLVRRALDLLDEGEFVDAVGSVDALGALGIVDEYGHVDYSIVLQALALASRDEYLRRAILNFTAQNFREDLRRMLGIPYATVRLRWTDDFEEFLREGKRRKKVTTEGTLTYYRNLFTRYLEGKELTEELVDYVVGHRSKWLRNVFRHYVQYLYRRRAIGPDLYGWMMDVVPSRSYHMDVRPYQIREEDAIRTFDFLRANHRRYYLVYRIMLEGGVRLEHALRLLETFSPQEIVEVPGISVPIPRLFEGRGFARYYLGLVGSSTKPCMWIYLSPWTLEELRSTAPVRISRRVVTKYARAHDLLLPKMVRKLAWREMVQSMPREVARFVQSRLGELKVSEARYEDLLSEADSAFPGYLRALSRTGMP, from the coding sequence GTGCACCTGGGAGCGCTGAGCGGGGACGCCAGGAGGGCGATACTCGGCGCGGTCGCCTCCAAGCTGGGGGACGGCGCGCCGGGGGCGCTGGGGATCCCGGGCGAGGTCCTGGACGGCTACATGTCCGGGGGATCTCCGCCGGACGACCTAGTCAGGAGGGCGCTGGATCTGCTCGACGAGGGCGAGTTCGTGGACGCGGTCGGGTCGGTGGACGCGCTGGGCGCCCTCGGGATAGTGGACGAGTACGGACACGTGGATTACTCGATAGTGCTGCAGGCTCTGGCCCTTGCGTCGCGCGACGAGTACCTGAGGCGCGCGATACTCAACTTCACCGCGCAGAACTTCCGCGAGGACCTGAGGAGGATGCTCGGGATCCCCTACGCGACCGTGAGGCTGCGCTGGACCGACGACTTCGAGGAGTTCCTGAGGGAGGGCAAGCGGAGGAAGAAGGTGACCACGGAGGGCACCCTCACTTACTACAGAAATCTCTTCACGAGGTACCTGGAGGGGAAGGAGCTGACGGAGGAACTCGTGGACTACGTGGTGGGGCATCGCAGCAAGTGGCTCAGGAACGTCTTCCGCCACTACGTCCAGTACCTGTACCGCAGGAGGGCGATAGGCCCGGACCTCTACGGGTGGATGATGGACGTGGTGCCATCCAGGAGCTATCACATGGACGTGCGCCCGTATCAGATCAGGGAGGAGGACGCCATCAGGACGTTCGACTTCCTGCGGGCGAACCACCGCAGGTACTACCTGGTCTACCGCATCATGCTGGAGGGCGGCGTGAGGCTCGAGCACGCCCTGAGGCTCCTGGAGACGTTCTCCCCGCAGGAGATAGTGGAGGTTCCCGGGATCTCGGTCCCGATCCCGAGGCTCTTCGAGGGCCGCGGATTCGCCAGGTATTATCTGGGGCTCGTCGGGTCCTCGACCAAGCCGTGCATGTGGATCTACCTGAGCCCCTGGACCCTCGAGGAGCTGCGCTCCACGGCGCCCGTCAGGATCAGCCGGAGGGTGGTCACGAAGTACGCTAGGGCCCACGACCTCCTGCTCCCTAAGATGGTGAGGAAGCTCGCCTGGAGGGAGATGGTGCAATCGATGCCCAGGGAGGTCGCCAGGTTCGTGCAGTCGCGCCTGGGAGAGCTGAAGGTGTCCGAGGCGCGGTACGAGGACCTGCTCTCCGAGGCGGACTCCGCGTTCCCGGGCTACCTCAGGGCCCTCTCGCGCACGGGCATGCCATAG
- a CDS encoding type II toxin-antitoxin system VapC family toxin, which produces MYLYVFDASSILNLTKRGLAKIFMNGSTLNLAYYESLNAVWKEFALLKRIDEETALEYVRVLDMVFEALEKEDIEGYEMDIFRLASNEGLTVYDASYLFLAIRRRSTLVTDDDELQDKASKYVKVMSSAQIAENSG; this is translated from the coding sequence TTGTACTTGTACGTATTTGATGCCAGCTCGATATTGAACTTAACTAAGAGAGGACTAGCTAAGATCTTCATGAACGGCTCGACGCTTAACCTAGCTTACTATGAATCATTGAACGCAGTATGGAAGGAATTCGCGCTGCTGAAGAGGATTGATGAGGAGACGGCGCTGGAGTACGTGAGGGTGCTCGACATGGTGTTCGAGGCACTGGAGAAGGAGGACATCGAGGGATATGAGATGGACATCTTCAGATTAGCCTCGAATGAGGGGCTGACTGTTTACGACGCGTCGTACCTGTTTCTAGCCATCAGGAGACGGTCAACCTTGGTCACGGACGACGACGAGCTTCAAGACAAGGCATCTAAGTACGTAAAGGTGATGAGCAGCGCGCAGATTGCGGAGAATTCAGGATAA
- a CDS encoding MFS transporter encodes MAASAHQPHTGANWRAVIGGMIGWALDAYDLTLILFIAGLLADEFFPRTSVIAGLMALFASYALTLLARPLGGFIFGYLADRWGRRPVMFVSLLGLGISSALTGVLPTYAQVGLTATFLFVLLRLVVGIFVGGEPGGSHTIAIESSSPGLRGLVSGVLQSGYMWGYALGALTFLGLTSIYPHAAFVSYAWRYAFFISLVVAFLGIAVRYAVPESAMFRDIKERGETSRMPLAEFFRRHARDWAPVWVIMAGAYWVAYASMGFLPTLLEAFLKVSASSTLSIVLYGAIIEGIFMWIGGHLSTYTTRRGMFLIAGVIGVITSYLLVRAIVTVSYGYMVLGAGGLMALSGLGGGVMLAHIAELFPTRVRGSAVGSLWNLANVGSVIPLVMGAPVIAIYGPLDGFTLIMVIGFAIEIIGALASRDRTRAPME; translated from the coding sequence ATGGCAGCTTCAGCCCATCAACCCCACACCGGGGCGAACTGGAGGGCAGTCATCGGCGGAATGATCGGGTGGGCCCTGGACGCCTACGACCTAACGCTCATACTGTTCATAGCCGGGCTGCTCGCCGACGAGTTCTTCCCGAGGACGAGCGTCATAGCCGGATTGATGGCGCTCTTCGCATCGTACGCGCTCACCCTGCTGGCAAGGCCGCTCGGCGGCTTCATCTTCGGCTACCTGGCGGACAGGTGGGGCAGGCGCCCCGTGATGTTCGTGAGCCTCCTCGGGCTCGGGATCTCCAGCGCGCTGACCGGGGTCCTTCCCACGTACGCACAGGTGGGCCTCACGGCGACCTTCCTCTTCGTCCTCCTGAGGCTCGTCGTGGGGATATTCGTGGGCGGGGAGCCCGGCGGGTCGCACACGATAGCGATAGAGAGCTCCTCCCCCGGGCTCAGGGGGCTCGTGAGCGGGGTCCTTCAGAGCGGCTACATGTGGGGGTACGCGCTGGGCGCCCTCACGTTCCTGGGGCTCACCAGCATCTACCCGCACGCGGCCTTCGTGTCCTATGCGTGGCGCTACGCGTTCTTCATAAGCCTCGTAGTGGCATTCCTGGGGATAGCTGTGAGGTACGCGGTCCCGGAGTCCGCGATGTTCAGGGACATCAAGGAGAGGGGCGAGACCTCGAGGATGCCCCTGGCGGAGTTCTTCAGGAGGCACGCCAGGGACTGGGCGCCCGTCTGGGTGATAATGGCCGGTGCCTACTGGGTAGCGTATGCCAGCATGGGGTTCCTCCCCACGCTCCTGGAGGCCTTCCTGAAGGTGTCCGCGTCGTCGACCCTGAGCATAGTGCTCTACGGCGCCATAATAGAGGGGATATTCATGTGGATCGGAGGCCACCTGAGCACCTACACGACGCGCAGGGGCATGTTCCTCATAGCTGGGGTGATAGGCGTGATCACGTCCTACCTCCTCGTGCGCGCGATAGTGACCGTGTCCTACGGCTACATGGTGCTGGGCGCTGGCGGATTGATGGCGCTCTCCGGCCTCGGCGGGGGCGTCATGCTGGCGCACATAGCCGAGCTCTTCCCCACCAGGGTCCGCGGAAGCGCCGTGGGATCCCTCTGGAACCTCGCGAACGTCGGGTCCGTGATCCCGCTCGTAATGGGCGCCCCAGTCATAGCGATCTACGGCCCACTGGACGGCTTCACGCTGATCATGGTGATAGGGTTCGCGATCGAGATAATCGGAGCCCTGGCGAGCAGGGACAGGACGCGCGCCCCAATGGAGTGA
- a CDS encoding FAD-binding oxidoreductase, with protein sequence MDVVRELRRALGDGRVLTRREDLLPYSRDASYFEGPLPLAAVIPGSVEEAADVLRIANDAGVPVVVRGGGTSVTGSSIPVEGGIVVSTYGLGSIEEVRPEDGYAVAGAGVRLGELDEALSRVGFMYPPDPSSASAATVGGSIATNAGGLRGVSYGSTRCWVLGIQVVLPGGRILWAGGRTLKRSTGYDLVSLFLGSEGTLGLIARAVLRIAPRPEAVGRAVAYYGSLEAAAGAVAELKRRGLPLLTAEFMDGPSLAAVRDSFGIQVPPGAEYMLMVDVASTRESVSRHLEEVASVLSSASPVSIETTVDPARMEELTRARRGLYPALLGRRSPGQLVVSMDVVVPPSELARTMDEVRSASRSAGFDAVIPGHVGDGNFHPTIYVDQGAMGRARDLILEVGRIALRHGGSVSAEHGIGLEKRELLAEEAGAWLEAMRALKASLDPKGIMNRGKMLEVSQGGRRGAWDPG encoded by the coding sequence GTGGACGTCGTGCGGGAGCTCAGGAGGGCGCTGGGCGACGGACGCGTGCTGACCCGGAGGGAGGACCTGCTGCCTTACTCGAGGGATGCCTCGTACTTCGAGGGACCCCTCCCCCTGGCCGCAGTCATCCCGGGGAGCGTCGAGGAGGCCGCGGACGTCCTCAGGATAGCTAATGACGCCGGGGTGCCGGTCGTGGTGCGCGGCGGCGGGACATCGGTCACAGGATCCTCCATACCCGTGGAGGGGGGCATAGTCGTCAGCACCTACGGGCTGGGATCGATAGAGGAGGTGAGGCCGGAGGACGGATACGCAGTGGCGGGCGCCGGCGTGAGGCTCGGGGAGCTGGACGAGGCGCTGTCGCGCGTCGGCTTCATGTACCCACCCGACCCCTCCAGCGCCTCGGCCGCCACGGTCGGGGGATCCATAGCCACCAATGCCGGCGGCCTCAGGGGCGTCTCGTACGGGAGCACCAGGTGCTGGGTCCTGGGGATCCAAGTGGTCCTCCCGGGCGGAAGGATCCTGTGGGCGGGTGGAAGGACCCTCAAGAGGTCCACCGGCTACGACCTGGTCTCGCTCTTCCTGGGGAGTGAGGGGACCCTCGGGCTGATAGCCAGGGCCGTGCTCAGGATCGCGCCCAGGCCGGAGGCGGTGGGCAGGGCCGTCGCGTACTACGGGAGCCTGGAGGCCGCCGCGGGCGCGGTCGCGGAGCTCAAGAGGAGGGGGCTCCCGCTCCTCACCGCGGAGTTCATGGACGGGCCATCCCTGGCGGCCGTCAGGGACTCGTTCGGGATCCAGGTGCCCCCGGGAGCCGAGTACATGCTCATGGTCGACGTGGCGTCCACCCGGGAGTCCGTGTCCAGACACCTGGAGGAGGTCGCGTCCGTGCTCTCCTCGGCCTCCCCCGTCTCCATCGAGACCACAGTCGACCCGGCGCGCATGGAGGAGCTGACCCGCGCCAGGAGGGGGCTCTATCCGGCGCTCCTGGGCAGGAGGTCGCCGGGGCAGCTGGTCGTGAGCATGGACGTGGTCGTCCCTCCCTCCGAGCTGGCGCGCACGATGGATGAGGTGAGGTCCGCGTCCAGGTCCGCCGGGTTCGACGCGGTGATACCGGGGCACGTAGGCGACGGGAACTTCCACCCAACGATATACGTGGATCAGGGCGCCATGGGGCGCGCCAGGGACCTGATACTGGAGGTGGGCAGGATAGCGCTGAGACACGGGGGGAGCGTGTCCGCCGAGCACGGGATCGGGCTGGAAAAGAGGGAGCTCCTAGCAGAGGAGGCCGGCGCTTGGCTGGAGGCCATGAGGGCGCTGAAGGCCTCGCTGGATCCCAAGGGCATAATGAACCGTGGCAAGATGCTCGAGGTGAGCCAGGGTGGACGCCGAGGTGCATGGGATCCCGGATGA
- a CDS encoding DEAD/DEAH box helicase, whose protein sequence is MEAAREELLVLHGTWSSAGAGAGGRVVVWAESSGSDGRGEGADVGGARAYARQAPIEVLEELLGHLLSSPGKKGGGGLARVAERVEIHVRIPSTEDGEPIPSPHLTGGAAGEPAGLLPFTVTGFALRPASAPRTLASIQSGRWDYREGIHYVVGDDLAFWSAAARFLLSLLSRQRFIPSMVRAEDGYVARWRLVLSDESDVDRLSTLIRAMPPAARAGSDGDARTALMEFLEETADSTIREWLSRSRVARELSGRLYEDGAGVAWYRGLTSTSPWMGRGDGLMGRRLQELYAGVEEWSSEVEPSRGDALRTCFRLEPPDPGNPSSGWRLRYLLQSTEDPSLIVDAEDVWRGRLGAVRAAEDARQRLLRDLGKASRLCGAIARTLESPTPSHARLTNDEAYSFLRNDAWLLKESGFGVFIPTMERAKPRLRLLLRPRTSGREGGMFGLRAVVDFDWKVAVGDAVIDEEEFMEIASLKQPLALIRGKWVELEDVERVRRIIEAYRDRGGIPVEEALRLAAEGAEGEGYVEEVEGEGWTGALLRALRSKDSAGVRPPPPGLAASLRPYQLRGYSWLSLMGEVGLGAILADDMGLGKTVQAIAYILGRGRGPSLIICPTSIVGNWRRELERFAPSLSVMVHHGPSRLSGEEFAEEARRHSIVLSTYSLLPRDIDALSRVEWDVVVLDEAQNVKNPWTKQAQAARKLRARHRVALTGTPVENRLSELWSIMDFLNPGYLGSQREFRRNFELPIERYNDHSRARVLHRLVEPFVLRRRKDDRDVIDDLPDKFEAKVYVNLTVEQATLYQGFVDEVMEEIEGSSGMRRRGLVLKAITRLKQLCDHPSLFLSESHPRLEGRSGKLDRLTEMLEEVLEEGGRALIFTQYVEMGRMLRDHVQRRFGRGVSFLHGGVPRRERDEMVASFQREDSDVDVLVVSLRAGGLGLNLTGANYVFHFDRWWNPAVEDQATDRAYRIGQRKDVQVYKFVSSGTLEERIDALLESKRGLADRIIGKGEAWITELSDEELRGLLELRDEGEGAEVSG, encoded by the coding sequence ATGGAGGCCGCGCGGGAGGAGCTCCTGGTGCTGCACGGGACGTGGTCCAGCGCCGGGGCAGGGGCGGGAGGACGCGTCGTCGTGTGGGCGGAGTCCTCCGGCTCCGATGGGCGGGGAGAGGGCGCGGATGTGGGCGGGGCGCGGGCGTACGCGCGCCAAGCGCCGATCGAGGTCCTGGAGGAGCTCCTGGGGCACCTGCTGTCGTCGCCCGGGAAGAAGGGCGGAGGCGGACTCGCGCGCGTAGCTGAGCGGGTGGAGATCCACGTGCGCATTCCATCCACGGAGGACGGTGAACCCATTCCATCGCCCCACCTCACGGGGGGCGCTGCCGGCGAGCCCGCCGGGCTGCTGCCCTTCACGGTCACCGGGTTCGCGCTGCGGCCCGCGTCCGCGCCGCGCACACTGGCGTCCATCCAGAGCGGGCGCTGGGATTACCGGGAGGGCATCCACTACGTCGTGGGCGACGACCTCGCGTTCTGGAGCGCCGCGGCCAGGTTCCTCCTGAGCCTGCTCTCCAGGCAGAGGTTCATCCCGTCGATGGTCAGGGCGGAGGATGGATACGTGGCGAGGTGGAGGCTGGTGCTCAGCGATGAGTCGGACGTGGACAGGCTGAGCACGCTCATACGGGCCATGCCCCCGGCCGCGCGCGCCGGAAGCGACGGGGACGCGCGCACGGCGCTCATGGAGTTCCTGGAGGAGACCGCGGACTCGACGATAAGGGAGTGGCTGTCCAGGAGTCGCGTGGCCCGCGAGCTCTCGGGCCGCCTGTACGAGGACGGCGCGGGCGTGGCCTGGTACAGGGGGCTGACGTCCACGTCCCCCTGGATGGGGAGGGGAGATGGCCTGATGGGGAGGAGGCTCCAGGAGCTGTACGCCGGCGTCGAGGAATGGTCCTCGGAGGTCGAACCCTCGAGGGGCGACGCGCTGCGCACATGCTTCCGCCTGGAGCCGCCCGACCCCGGGAACCCGTCGTCGGGGTGGAGGCTCCGCTACCTGCTGCAATCGACAGAGGATCCCAGCCTGATCGTGGACGCGGAGGACGTCTGGAGGGGGAGGCTGGGCGCTGTGCGCGCCGCCGAGGACGCGAGGCAGCGGCTCCTGAGGGACCTGGGGAAGGCGTCCAGGCTCTGCGGCGCGATAGCGCGGACCCTCGAGTCACCGACCCCCTCCCACGCGCGGCTGACGAACGATGAGGCGTACTCGTTCCTGAGGAACGACGCGTGGCTCCTCAAGGAGAGCGGATTCGGGGTCTTCATACCCACGATGGAGCGCGCGAAGCCGAGGCTCAGGCTCTTGCTGAGGCCGCGGACATCGGGGAGGGAGGGCGGAATGTTCGGCCTCCGCGCCGTCGTGGACTTCGACTGGAAGGTCGCCGTGGGGGACGCGGTCATAGATGAGGAGGAGTTCATGGAGATCGCCTCGCTGAAGCAGCCGCTCGCGCTCATCAGGGGTAAGTGGGTGGAGCTCGAGGACGTGGAGAGGGTGCGCAGGATCATCGAGGCCTACCGGGACAGGGGAGGGATCCCGGTGGAGGAGGCGCTCAGGCTGGCGGCTGAGGGCGCCGAGGGGGAGGGCTACGTCGAGGAGGTGGAGGGTGAGGGATGGACTGGGGCGCTGCTCAGGGCCCTCAGGTCCAAGGACTCGGCTGGGGTGCGCCCTCCCCCTCCGGGGCTCGCCGCCAGCCTGAGGCCGTACCAGCTGAGGGGCTACTCGTGGCTCTCGCTCATGGGGGAGGTGGGCCTGGGCGCTATACTTGCGGACGACATGGGCCTCGGCAAGACCGTGCAGGCCATAGCGTACATATTGGGGAGGGGCCGCGGACCGTCGCTGATAATATGCCCCACATCCATCGTGGGGAACTGGAGGAGGGAGCTGGAGAGGTTCGCCCCGTCCCTGAGCGTGATGGTCCACCATGGACCCTCCAGGCTCTCCGGGGAGGAGTTCGCCGAGGAGGCGAGGAGGCACTCGATCGTGCTCAGCACGTACTCGCTCCTCCCCAGGGACATAGATGCGCTCTCCAGGGTCGAGTGGGATGTCGTCGTGCTCGACGAGGCCCAGAACGTGAAGAACCCGTGGACCAAGCAGGCCCAGGCCGCCAGGAAGCTCAGGGCGCGCCACAGGGTGGCGCTCACCGGGACCCCCGTGGAGAACAGGCTGTCCGAGCTGTGGTCTATCATGGACTTCCTGAACCCAGGCTATCTGGGTAGCCAGAGGGAGTTCCGCAGGAACTTCGAGCTCCCGATAGAGAGGTACAACGATCACTCCAGGGCGCGCGTCCTCCACAGGCTCGTGGAGCCGTTCGTGCTCAGGCGCAGGAAGGACGACAGGGACGTGATAGACGACCTCCCTGACAAGTTCGAGGCGAAGGTCTACGTGAACCTGACGGTCGAACAGGCGACCCTCTACCAGGGGTTCGTGGACGAGGTCATGGAGGAGATAGAGGGCTCGAGCGGGATGAGGAGGAGGGGGCTCGTGCTCAAGGCGATCACGAGGCTGAAGCAGCTCTGCGACCACCCGTCGCTCTTCCTCTCCGAGTCCCATCCGAGGCTCGAGGGGAGGTCAGGGAAGCTGGACAGGCTGACGGAGATGCTGGAGGAGGTGCTGGAGGAGGGCGGGAGGGCGCTCATCTTCACGCAGTACGTGGAGATGGGCAGGATGCTGAGGGACCACGTGCAGAGGAGGTTCGGGCGCGGCGTGAGCTTCCTGCACGGCGGAGTGCCGAGGAGGGAGAGGGACGAGATGGTCGCGTCCTTCCAGCGCGAGGACTCGGACGTGGACGTGCTCGTAGTCTCGCTGAGGGCGGGCGGCCTGGGCCTGAACCTGACGGGCGCAAACTACGTGTTCCACTTCGACAGGTGGTGGAACCCGGCCGTGGAGGACCAGGCCACGGACAGGGCCTACAGGATAGGCCAGAGGAAGGACGTGCAGGTCTACAAGTTCGTGTCGAGCGGAACTCTGGAGGAGAGGATAGACGCTCTGCTGGAGAGCAAGAGGGGACTCGCTGACAGGATAATAGGGAAGGGCGAGGCGTGGATAACGGAGCTCAGCGACGAGGAGCTGAGGGGGCTGCTCGAGCTGAGGGACGAGGGGGAAGGCGCGGAGGTGAGCGGGTAG